The Candidatus Endomicrobium procryptotermitis genome has a window encoding:
- the deoC gene encoding deoxyribose-phosphate aldolase codes for MVNGIEKYIDYTLLKPDTPFDMFERLCADAEKYRFYSVCVPPYVVKECKKFLKNSKVKITTVIGFPLGYNSTQTKLFEMQKAISDGADETDIVMNVSAFKSGRTNYVLNELKELRKSAGKSVLKIIIESCCLSKEEIAAVCALVSESGADFVKTSTGFGSGGAKIGDIKLIKNSIPRHIKIKASGCIKTLQQAQEFIKAGASRIGTSSLLSAEF; via the coding sequence ATGGTAAATGGAATAGAAAAATATATCGATTATACGCTGCTCAAACCCGATACGCCTTTTGACATGTTTGAAAGGCTTTGCGCCGATGCCGAAAAATATCGGTTTTATTCTGTTTGTGTTCCTCCTTATGTCGTGAAAGAGTGTAAAAAGTTTCTTAAAAATTCTAAAGTAAAAATTACAACCGTTATAGGTTTTCCTTTAGGATACAATTCGACGCAGACAAAATTATTTGAAATGCAAAAAGCTATATCCGATGGAGCCGATGAAACAGACATAGTAATGAACGTATCGGCTTTTAAATCTGGCAGAACCAATTATGTGCTAAACGAGTTAAAAGAACTCAGAAAATCGGCTGGAAAAAGTGTTCTCAAAATCATTATTGAAAGCTGTTGTTTAAGTAAAGAAGAAATCGCGGCAGTTTGCGCTCTAGTGTCGGAAAGTGGTGCAGATTTTGTTAAAACTTCGACGGGGTTTGGTTCCGGTGGTGCAAAAATCGGAGATATAAAATTGATAAAAAATTCCATTCCCCGGCATATAAAAATAAAAGCTTCCGGATGTATAAAAACTTTACAGCAAGCGCAGGAGTTTATAAAAGCAGGAGCTTCAAGAATAGGTACATCGTCACTTTTAAGTGCAGAATTTTAA
- a CDS encoding transketolase, which translates to MQTSDLKIISAEVRKDIIKMLGLAGSGHPGGSLSSVELLVSLYFNHMKFNPRNPDDPNRDYFVLSKGHVCPVLYAVLAQLKCIDVDELCTLRQAGSRLQGHPAKDKKLPGIEISTGSLGYGLSIGAGICAGIKQLKKENRVYVLMGDGEQQEGSVWEAAMAASHLKLDNLCAIIDDNALQIDGETKKVMNIQPLAEKYKSFGWNVIEIDGHDLDAADRAYASAKTETCRPTVIIAKTIKGKGVSFMENLAEWHGKAPSKELVVKAIEEIDAAALDKKI; encoded by the coding sequence ATGCAGACATCAGATTTGAAAATAATATCTGCGGAGGTGCGCAAAGATATTATCAAAATGCTAGGGCTTGCGGGTTCTGGACATCCTGGCGGGAGTTTGTCTTCAGTAGAACTTTTGGTCAGTTTGTATTTTAACCATATGAAATTTAATCCTCGCAATCCTGATGATCCGAACAGAGATTATTTTGTCCTTTCGAAAGGGCATGTATGCCCGGTTCTATATGCGGTTTTAGCCCAGCTTAAATGTATAGACGTAGACGAACTTTGCACTTTAAGGCAGGCGGGGAGCCGTCTTCAAGGACACCCGGCAAAAGACAAAAAACTACCTGGCATTGAAATTTCAACAGGTTCTTTGGGATACGGGCTTTCTATAGGCGCGGGCATATGCGCAGGCATTAAACAATTAAAAAAAGAAAATAGAGTTTATGTTTTGATGGGAGACGGCGAACAGCAAGAGGGAAGTGTATGGGAAGCCGCAATGGCCGCGTCGCATTTAAAACTTGACAATTTGTGCGCGATAATCGATGATAACGCTTTGCAGATTGACGGGGAAACAAAAAAAGTCATGAACATACAGCCTTTGGCCGAAAAATATAAATCTTTCGGCTGGAACGTAATAGAAATCGATGGACACGATTTAGATGCAGCAGATAGAGCTTATGCGTCGGCTAAAACTGAAACATGCAGACCTACGGTGATAATAGCAAAAACAATAAAAGGCAAAGGTGTTTCTTTTATGGAGAATCTTGCGGAATGGCATGGTAAGGCTCCTTCAAAAGAGTTGGTTGTCAAAGCTATTGAAGAAATAGATGCCGCCGCGCTGGATAAAAAAATTTAA
- a CDS encoding transketolase family protein, giving the protein MVEVFGKKATRFGFGEALVALGEKDPKIFVLGADTVSSVAINDFQKKFPDRFINVGIAETNLIGMAAGLAAAGFIPFAATYGVFASGRPWEQIRTTVCYSNLNVKIGGSHSGLMVGPDGATHQALEEIAIMRCIPKMTVIAPCDLIETKKATMMSAYFDGPVYIRYGRENVPIFTKQETPFEIGKANVLRDGKDVAILACGTMVYESLMAAEILEKKGIKARVVNIHTIKPIDEKVIIDAAKDCGAIVTAEEHQIFAGFGSAVAEVIVRNSPVPMEFVGVDDSFGESGEAYDLIEKFGLKDVNIAQSAEKVLKRK; this is encoded by the coding sequence ATGGTTGAAGTGTTTGGAAAGAAAGCCACAAGGTTCGGTTTTGGGGAGGCTTTGGTTGCGCTAGGTGAAAAAGATCCAAAAATATTTGTTTTGGGAGCGGATACTGTTTCTTCAGTGGCAATAAATGATTTTCAGAAAAAATTTCCCGATAGGTTTATAAATGTAGGGATAGCAGAAACAAATTTGATAGGCATGGCCGCCGGACTTGCCGCAGCAGGTTTTATACCGTTTGCCGCGACTTATGGAGTTTTTGCTTCAGGCAGACCGTGGGAACAGATAAGAACTACAGTTTGTTATTCGAATTTAAATGTAAAAATAGGTGGTTCTCATTCAGGACTTATGGTAGGTCCAGATGGTGCGACACATCAGGCTTTGGAAGAAATTGCAATAATGAGATGTATTCCAAAAATGACTGTAATAGCGCCCTGCGATTTAATCGAAACTAAAAAAGCGACAATGATGTCGGCATATTTTGACGGTCCTGTGTACATAAGATACGGAAGAGAAAACGTTCCTATTTTTACAAAACAGGAAACACCTTTTGAAATAGGCAAAGCAAATGTTTTGCGCGATGGAAAAGATGTGGCGATTCTTGCCTGCGGAACAATGGTTTACGAAAGTTTGATGGCGGCTGAAATTTTGGAAAAGAAAGGAATTAAAGCAAGAGTTGTCAATATTCACACCATAAAGCCCATTGATGAGAAAGTGATTATAGATGCTGCTAAAGACTGTGGCGCCATAGTTACGGCCGAAGAACATCAGATTTTTGCGGGTTTCGGTTCGGCTGTTGCAGAAGTTATAGTCAGAAACAGTCCCGTCCCGATGGAGTTTGTCGGAGTCGATGATTCATTTGGTGAGTCGGGAGAAGCTTACGATTTAATTGAAAAATTCGGTTTGAAAGATGTAAATATCGCGCAATCAGCTGAAAAAGTTTTAAAGAGAAAATAA
- a CDS encoding phosphopentomutase yields the protein MPINRIILIVLDSAGVGALADAAEYGDDGADTIGHIIDKVGNGFHLPNLEKLGLYKILERKTNCQNLDIIGCYGKMITKSPAKDTTAGHWEMAGIVLDKPFPTYPNGFPQELITEFEKLIGTKILGNCVASGTEIIKHFGDEHYNTGYPIVYTSADSVFQIAAHECVYGLDKLYKICKIARKMLIGKYVIGRVIARPFIGESGNYTRTANRKDYSLTPLETTVLDEIKNAGGEVVAIGKIEDIFNGKGITKTVHTKGNANGMEVTAEEIRVGGISSKKTLIFTNLVDFDMLWGHRRDIISYAKALKEFDDFLPALMGMLGDGDMLIITADHGCDPSFTKHTDHTREYVPLLVYGKKLQRNINLGVRKTLADTAQTIADIFNLPPLKNGTSFKKEIET from the coding sequence ATGCCGATAAACAGAATAATTCTGATTGTTTTAGACAGTGCCGGAGTTGGCGCTCTTGCGGATGCAGCCGAATACGGCGATGATGGGGCAGATACAATCGGGCATATTATCGACAAGGTTGGAAACGGTTTTCATCTTCCTAATCTTGAAAAGCTTGGTCTTTACAAAATTTTGGAAAGAAAAACAAATTGTCAGAATTTGGATATTATCGGCTGTTATGGAAAAATGATTACAAAATCGCCTGCAAAAGATACAACGGCAGGTCATTGGGAAATGGCTGGAATAGTTTTGGATAAGCCTTTCCCAACTTATCCGAACGGTTTTCCGCAGGAGTTAATAACCGAATTTGAGAAACTTATCGGAACGAAAATTTTAGGCAATTGTGTGGCAAGCGGTACGGAAATAATTAAACATTTTGGAGATGAACATTATAATACGGGCTATCCTATTGTCTACACTTCGGCGGATTCGGTCTTTCAAATTGCCGCTCATGAATGCGTTTATGGATTGGACAAGCTTTATAAAATATGTAAAATTGCCAGAAAAATGCTTATTGGTAAATATGTCATCGGAAGAGTTATAGCAAGGCCTTTTATCGGAGAAAGTGGAAATTATACTCGTACGGCAAATAGAAAAGATTATTCGCTTACTCCATTGGAGACTACAGTATTGGACGAAATTAAAAATGCGGGTGGAGAAGTTGTCGCCATAGGAAAAATAGAAGATATTTTTAATGGGAAAGGGATTACAAAAACCGTTCACACCAAAGGCAATGCAAATGGCATGGAAGTTACGGCGGAAGAAATAAGGGTTGGCGGCATAAGCAGTAAAAAAACTCTTATTTTTACTAATCTTGTCGATTTCGATATGCTTTGGGGACATCGCAGAGATATAATCTCTTATGCAAAAGCCTTGAAAGAGTTTGACGATTTTCTTCCGGCACTCATGGGCATGCTCGGAGATGGAGATATGCTGATAATAACGGCAGACCACGGATGCGATCCGTCTTTTACGAAACATACCGATCATACAAGGGAGTACGTACCGCTGTTGGTGTACGGAAAAAAGTTACAAAGAAATATCAATCTCGGCGTCAGAAAGACTCTTGCGGATACCGCTCAAACGATAGCAGATATTTTTAATCTCCCGCCGCTTAAGAACGGCACAAGTTTTAAGAAAGAAATAGAAACTTAG
- a CDS encoding purine-nucleoside phosphorylase, with amino-acid sequence MKMVNVLEKIQKTKKAILPHSGFNLSAAVIAGSGLGELRNSFTVLKTVKYSKIPYFAKTTVKGHDGELHLCRSAKTDFLIFNGRFHFYEGHSPEDIIYPIRVVKMLGAQKLIITAAAGAVNKKYHAGDAVILSDHINFTGTDPLRGKHFSVFGERFPNMSSVYDLSLRKEALKAAKKYALRVHEGIYFGVSGPSYETPAAVKAYEKLGADIVGMSVVYEAEAAVQMNMRILGLVYVSNMAAGIHHISLKHEDVLKTGKQTVPKFAAIIKEVLEKTK; translated from the coding sequence ATGAAGATGGTAAATGTTTTGGAAAAAATACAAAAAACAAAAAAGGCGATTCTGCCTCATTCTGGTTTTAACCTTTCTGCGGCTGTCATTGCTGGTTCGGGATTGGGAGAGCTTAGAAACTCTTTTACGGTTCTTAAAACCGTTAAATATTCTAAAATTCCATACTTTGCAAAAACTACAGTTAAAGGTCATGACGGCGAACTTCATTTGTGCCGCAGCGCAAAAACAGACTTTTTGATTTTTAACGGGCGCTTTCATTTTTATGAAGGACATTCTCCCGAAGATATAATTTATCCCATAAGAGTTGTAAAAATGCTTGGAGCGCAGAAACTTATAATTACAGCCGCCGCAGGCGCGGTAAATAAAAAATATCATGCTGGCGATGCGGTCATTTTAAGCGACCACATAAATTTTACAGGAACAGACCCTCTCAGAGGAAAACATTTTTCGGTTTTTGGAGAACGTTTTCCGAACATGAGCAGTGTTTACGATTTATCTTTGAGAAAAGAAGCATTGAAAGCGGCAAAAAAATATGCATTAAGAGTGCATGAGGGAATATATTTTGGCGTTTCGGGTCCATCGTATGAAACTCCAGCCGCTGTAAAAGCTTATGAAAAACTCGGAGCGGACATTGTAGGCATGTCTGTAGTTTATGAAGCCGAAGCTGCTGTGCAAATGAATATGCGGATTCTCGGCCTTGTTTATGTATCAAATATGGCGGCTGGAATTCACCATATTTCTTTAAAACATGAAGACGTTTTGAAAACCGGAAAACAAACCGTTCCAAAATTTGCCGCCATAATAAAAGAAGTTTTGGAGAAAACTAAGTGA
- a CDS encoding thymidine phosphorylase, with protein sequence MRVYDIIYKKRNLQALSREEIEFMVFNYNNGEIADYQMSAFLMSIFFASMTDEEMFYLTEAMTKSGDIIDLSFLEMPTADKHSTGGVGDGTSLIAVPIAASAGICVPMMSGRGLGHTGGTLDKLESIPGFRVNIDKKEFLEFLEYANMAFIGQTREIAPADKKMYALRDATATVESLPLICASIMSKKIAEGVQTLVLDVKTGNGAFMKSHKDALELSRKMISIGKTFKRNVSAVITDMNTPLGNCVGNSIEIKQTVEILKGDLKNDLYELSVDLAAMMIFGCAKASRIEDAREIAKKQISSGAALEKFRQVIKMQGGNPSVIDNPVGVLPQAKNSLKIKAVKTGYISCMRTRDIGIASVMAGAGRNKKEDSIDYSAGIMLYKKTGDYVKEGETIAELLYNCDKNIDEALFLMNGSYIILEEKTVNPELIKERLN encoded by the coding sequence GTGAGAGTATATGATATAATATATAAAAAAAGAAACCTTCAAGCTCTTTCGAGAGAAGAAATAGAATTTATGGTTTTTAATTATAACAATGGGGAAATTGCCGACTATCAGATGTCGGCTTTTTTAATGTCGATTTTTTTTGCTTCAATGACCGATGAAGAAATGTTTTATTTGACCGAAGCTATGACAAAGTCCGGCGATATAATCGATTTGTCTTTTTTGGAAATGCCGACAGCAGATAAGCATTCCACCGGAGGAGTAGGCGACGGAACTTCTCTTATTGCTGTGCCGATTGCAGCAAGTGCCGGTATATGCGTTCCGATGATGTCAGGAAGGGGTTTGGGACATACAGGTGGAACATTGGATAAATTGGAATCTATTCCGGGTTTCAGAGTAAATATAGATAAAAAGGAGTTTTTGGAATTTCTGGAATACGCCAATATGGCATTCATAGGGCAGACGCGTGAAATAGCGCCCGCGGATAAAAAAATGTATGCTTTACGCGATGCGACCGCTACGGTAGAATCGCTTCCTTTGATATGCGCCAGCATTATGTCAAAGAAAATTGCAGAAGGAGTGCAGACGCTTGTGCTGGATGTTAAAACCGGAAATGGTGCGTTTATGAAGTCTCATAAGGATGCGTTGGAATTGTCACGGAAAATGATAAGTATCGGAAAAACTTTTAAAAGAAACGTTTCCGCGGTTATTACTGATATGAATACCCCTTTGGGAAACTGCGTGGGAAACTCGATCGAAATTAAGCAGACAGTCGAAATATTGAAAGGTGATTTGAAAAACGATTTATACGAACTTTCAGTTGACCTTGCCGCCATGATGATATTTGGATGTGCTAAAGCGTCAAGAATTGAAGATGCGCGTGAGATTGCAAAAAAGCAAATTTCAAGTGGCGCTGCGCTTGAGAAGTTCAGACAGGTAATAAAGATGCAGGGTGGAAATCCGTCTGTTATCGATAATCCCGTCGGCGTTTTGCCTCAGGCAAAAAATTCGTTAAAGATTAAAGCTGTCAAAACCGGATATATCTCTTGCATGAGAACAAGAGATATAGGCATTGCCTCAGTTATGGCGGGAGCAGGAAGAAATAAAAAAGAAGATTCTATAGATTACAGCGCGGGAATTATGCTGTATAAAAAAACTGGAGATTATGTAAAAGAAGGAGAGACAATCGCAGAACTGCTTTACAATTGTGATAAAAATATTGACGAAGCATTATTTCTTATGAACGGCTCTTATATAATTTTAGAAGAAAAAACAGTAAATCCAGAACTTATAAAGGAAAGACTAAACTAA
- the recJ gene encoding single-stranded-DNA-specific exonuclease RecJ, with protein sequence MDTEKDRYWKFFPNNSQKISEISHSLSINPKIASVMLNRGIDSVEEAAVFLYGGIEHLYNPFIFPDMQKAVERIKKAISGKEAILVYGDRDVDGITAINVVVNTIRQLCGNAQWYVPADEGYGIHKDILTKYYAEGVKLMITVDCGISAFEEIDYANSLGIDVILTDHHEPPYEGVPHAYAIINPKIMDSPYPFKDIAGCTVAFKTAQALVMSFAKDYDREIIICYAQKQESYFDGFYMKIKNDICIDKRPFSSASEIKSIFKQAFKSYTNSKELKETVMTSDALLKDKIEVFVIRDFDGNESIEKKVMRSYKIKRNNESSAMKEFFKNNLDLCALGTIADSMPLIDENRIIVKKGLELIAGNPSARPGLGLLIEDAFVSKNIQCINSRAVSWNVTPVLNSSGRMGRGMLSAQLLMTKDFFQAKNLYADIVKLNENRRWLQSENIEQFKILLTQQCDLEHDKVFIVDAANLEHGVTGIVASQMVKTYMKPAFLLISDGNEAIGAARSVVGFDLIAALEDVKDILLKYGGHSQAAGFTITHSKIEEFKKRIKEYAEKNIIGIDPCKNIEIDCELKISDINLDFHKQLEVLEPFGMENQRPLFYIKGVSVTEVSVFGGNYKHVKFKVSQKGSRNVQVVFWNSGEIADMLRKESLVDIVFHIDIMGKNDKQIVQMCAVDIKPSY encoded by the coding sequence ATGGATACGGAAAAAGACAGATATTGGAAATTTTTTCCTAATAATTCTCAAAAAATATCGGAAATTTCACACTCTCTTTCAATTAATCCCAAAATTGCCTCGGTTATGTTAAACAGGGGAATTGACAGCGTTGAAGAAGCCGCTGTTTTTCTGTATGGAGGAATAGAACATCTTTACAATCCTTTTATTTTTCCTGATATGCAGAAAGCTGTTGAAAGAATCAAAAAAGCCATAAGCGGCAAAGAAGCCATTTTGGTCTACGGAGACAGAGATGTCGATGGCATAACCGCCATAAATGTCGTGGTTAACACGATAAGACAACTTTGTGGAAACGCTCAATGGTACGTTCCTGCAGATGAAGGATACGGCATACATAAAGATATACTTACAAAATATTATGCCGAAGGCGTAAAACTTATGATAACGGTTGACTGTGGAATATCCGCTTTTGAAGAGATAGATTATGCCAACAGTCTGGGAATAGATGTTATTTTAACCGATCATCACGAGCCGCCGTATGAAGGCGTTCCTCATGCGTATGCAATTATAAATCCCAAAATTATGGATTCTCCGTATCCGTTTAAAGATATTGCCGGCTGTACGGTAGCTTTTAAAACGGCTCAGGCTTTGGTTATGTCGTTTGCAAAAGACTATGACAGGGAAATCATAATTTGCTATGCGCAAAAGCAGGAGTCATATTTTGATGGATTTTATATGAAAATTAAAAATGACATTTGTATCGATAAACGTCCTTTTTCTTCTGCTTCCGAGATAAAAAGTATTTTTAAACAGGCTTTTAAGTCATATACTAACAGTAAAGAACTGAAAGAAACCGTTATGACAAGTGATGCTCTTTTGAAAGATAAAATCGAAGTTTTTGTAATTCGCGATTTTGATGGAAACGAAAGTATTGAAAAGAAAGTAATGCGCAGCTATAAAATCAAGAGGAATAACGAATCCAGCGCAATGAAAGAGTTCTTTAAAAACAATCTGGATTTATGTGCTTTGGGAACGATTGCCGATTCTATGCCATTAATTGATGAAAACCGCATAATAGTTAAAAAGGGGTTGGAATTGATAGCTGGAAATCCGTCGGCAAGGCCGGGGCTCGGTCTTTTGATTGAAGACGCTTTCGTTTCAAAAAATATACAGTGTATAAATTCCAGAGCCGTTTCATGGAACGTAACGCCCGTTCTTAATTCTTCCGGCCGCATGGGAAGAGGCATGCTTTCGGCGCAGCTTCTTATGACAAAAGATTTTTTTCAGGCAAAAAATCTTTATGCCGATATAGTAAAACTAAATGAAAACAGAAGGTGGCTTCAATCAGAAAATATTGAACAGTTCAAAATTCTTCTAACACAGCAATGCGATTTGGAACATGACAAAGTTTTTATAGTTGACGCGGCCAATCTTGAACACGGCGTGACCGGAATAGTAGCTTCACAGATGGTAAAAACATATATGAAACCGGCTTTTCTTTTAATTTCAGATGGCAATGAGGCCATAGGTGCAGCTAGATCAGTTGTGGGTTTTGATTTGATTGCAGCTCTGGAAGATGTTAAAGATATTCTTCTGAAGTACGGCGGTCACAGTCAGGCTGCTGGGTTTACGATTACCCATTCAAAGATTGAAGAATTTAAAAAGAGAATTAAAGAATATGCCGAAAAAAATATCATTGGGATTGATCCGTGCAAAAATATTGAAATTGATTGTGAACTTAAAATTTCAGATATAAATCTTGATTTTCATAAGCAGCTTGAAGTTTTGGAACCTTTTGGCATGGAAAACCAACGGCCGCTGTTTTATATAAAAGGTGTTTCCGTGACGGAAGTTTCAGTTTTCGGTGGAAATTATAAGCATGTTAAATTTAAAGTGTCACAGAAAGGCAGCAGGAACGTTCAGGTAGTTTTTTGGAATAGTGGAGAGATTGCCGATATGCTGCGAAAAGAAAGTCTGGTAGACATAGTGTTCCACATTGACATTATGGGCAAAAATGACAAACAGATTGTGCAGATGTGTGCTGTAGATATAAAACCGTCTTATTAA
- the mtnP gene encoding S-methyl-5'-thioadenosine phosphorylase yields MSEKENSAKIAFIGGSGLYEIDGIENVIEKDIDTPFGKPSDKITIGTINGIKCAFLPRHGKGHTLLPSEINQRANMYALKLIGVEQIVAFTACGSLKEKMKPKDFVIPDQIFDRTKNRINTFFGEGIVAHVGMARPFCDEIREIIHQSVYELAIEHHFGGTYVCIEGPQFSSKAESEVNRSHDFSIVGMTAIPEAKLAREAEMCYANISLVTDFDVWKEGEEVTNDAVVATVAANISNSKKVIKDIAVKLSQRHTKCNCHKSLKSAVMTAAEKLLISPSYKKLALFLDKYYNK; encoded by the coding sequence ATGTCAGAAAAAGAGAATTCGGCAAAAATTGCATTTATCGGAGGTAGCGGGTTATATGAAATTGACGGTATTGAAAACGTCATTGAAAAAGATATAGACACGCCGTTTGGAAAACCTTCAGATAAAATCACAATAGGGACGATAAACGGAATTAAGTGCGCGTTTCTTCCCAGACATGGCAAAGGGCATACTCTTCTTCCGTCGGAAATAAATCAAAGAGCGAATATGTACGCTTTAAAATTGATAGGTGTGGAACAGATAGTGGCTTTTACGGCATGCGGATCGCTGAAAGAGAAAATGAAACCAAAAGATTTCGTTATTCCCGACCAGATTTTTGACAGGACAAAAAATAGGATTAACACTTTTTTTGGAGAAGGGATAGTCGCTCATGTCGGTATGGCAAGACCTTTTTGCGATGAAATAAGAGAGATTATACATCAGTCAGTTTACGAGTTGGCGATAGAGCATCATTTTGGCGGAACTTACGTATGTATTGAAGGTCCTCAGTTTTCATCTAAAGCTGAATCGGAAGTAAATCGCAGTCACGATTTTTCCATAGTAGGCATGACTGCCATACCGGAGGCGAAACTTGCGCGTGAAGCGGAAATGTGTTATGCAAACATATCTCTGGTAACGGATTTTGACGTGTGGAAAGAAGGGGAAGAAGTTACAAACGACGCCGTTGTCGCCACAGTAGCTGCCAATATTTCAAACAGCAAAAAAGTAATTAAAGACATTGCCGTAAAACTTTCACAAAGGCATACAAAATGCAACTGTCACAAATCTTTGAAGTCGGCAGTTATGACAGCTGCGGAAAAACTTTTGATAAGCCCATCGTATAAAAAACTAGCGTTGTTTTTAGATAAATATTATAACAAATAA
- the cdd gene encoding cytidine deaminase has product MKEKTYVNLIEKAKTAAKNSYNKYSKFAVGSAVLCANGKIYCAANIENVSYGLTSCAERNALFNAVSNGEKKIEAAAVWTKYGNIFPCGACRQVIFELAPEADVIINKNDKDIIVINIRDLLPFPFLEKNLF; this is encoded by the coding sequence ATGAAAGAAAAAACCTATGTAAACCTTATTGAGAAAGCGAAAACTGCTGCAAAAAACAGTTATAACAAATATTCCAAATTTGCGGTTGGCAGTGCGGTTTTATGCGCAAACGGAAAGATATACTGTGCGGCAAACATTGAAAACGTTTCTTACGGGCTTACTTCTTGTGCGGAACGCAACGCTTTGTTTAATGCCGTGTCAAACGGTGAGAAGAAAATTGAAGCCGCAGCCGTCTGGACTAAATATGGAAATATTTTTCCGTGCGGCGCGTGCAGACAGGTAATTTTCGAGCTTGCGCCTGAAGCCGATGTTATAATAAATAAAAATGATAAAGATATTATAGTGATTAATATACGAGATCTACTCCCTTTTCCTTTTTTGGAAAAAAATTTATTTTAG